In Nonomuraea muscovyensis, one genomic interval encodes:
- a CDS encoding amino acid ABC transporter permease, with protein MSAVNVLFDAPGRRGRLRNNLLTAVSGLALLAVLVWTVLKLDEKGQFNWEIWEPFLTAEVWQGYLIPGLMGTLAAAALGAVFALVFGAVFGIARLSDHRWIRMPAGVIVELFRAIPLLLLIFFIWFLAPNVLGGGDYALFAIVLALTLYNGSVLAEVVRAGILSIPKGQSEAGYAIGLRKGGVMRLILLPQGITAMMPAVVSQLVVLLKDTALGYFIVYTDLLNMGFKTLPSAYPGTKLTAAVVIGVIYIAMAMALSAFATWLEKRSRRSRRTTAKPVAVSAVEGPAGGA; from the coding sequence ATGAGCGCGGTGAACGTCCTGTTCGACGCGCCGGGCCGGCGCGGGCGGCTGCGCAACAACCTGCTCACCGCCGTCTCCGGGCTCGCGCTGCTGGCCGTCCTCGTCTGGACGGTGCTCAAGCTCGACGAGAAGGGGCAGTTCAACTGGGAGATCTGGGAGCCGTTCCTCACCGCCGAGGTGTGGCAGGGCTACCTCATCCCCGGCCTGATGGGCACCCTCGCGGCCGCCGCGCTGGGCGCGGTGTTCGCTCTGGTGTTCGGCGCGGTCTTCGGCATCGCGCGGCTGTCGGACCACCGGTGGATCAGGATGCCCGCCGGGGTGATCGTGGAGCTGTTCCGGGCCATCCCGCTGCTGCTGCTCATCTTCTTCATCTGGTTCCTGGCGCCCAACGTGCTCGGCGGCGGCGACTACGCGCTGTTCGCGATCGTGCTGGCGCTGACGCTCTACAACGGCTCGGTGCTGGCCGAGGTGGTGCGGGCGGGCATCCTGTCGATCCCGAAGGGCCAGTCGGAGGCCGGTTACGCGATCGGCCTGCGCAAGGGCGGCGTGATGCGGCTCATCCTGCTGCCGCAGGGGATCACCGCGATGATGCCGGCCGTGGTCAGCCAGCTCGTGGTGCTGCTCAAGGACACCGCGCTCGGCTACTTCATCGTGTACACCGACCTGCTCAACATGGGCTTCAAGACCCTGCCGTCGGCGTACCCGGGCACGAAGCTGACCGCGGCGGTCGTCATCGGCGTCATCTACATCGCGATGGCCATGGCGCTCAGCGCGTTCGCCACGTGGCTGGAGAAGCGCAGCCGCCGCAGCCGCAGGACGACGGCCAAGCCGGTGGCGGTCTCCGCCGTCGAAGGACCGGCCGGCGGCGCCTGA
- a CDS encoding S9 family peptidase: MSFWPSPISTTDVARSGLRLGWPTALDGQVWWTEDRPEEGGRTTIMRRAADGTRGELLAAPWSARTRVHEYGGRPYTVTPAGEVVFANLADQRLYLLGDAAPGPLTPDDGSRYADLLVRDGHVWCVREHHHDDGKVSRSVVSIPLDGGEPREHATGSDFYASPTLSPDGRHLAYVCWSHPRMPWNGTELRVTRLADGASWTVKGGTAESVLAPQWKDDGHLYLISDWSGWWNLYQIGLYGTSSQALFPAEEEFAGPLWHLGGRPYIVLPDGRLAVLHGRGDLRLGLLDPVSGELTGLDVPYEGWDPALAADGATLVGVGYGPSVPRSVVRIDTVTGRVEGLRRDVDELPDIAYLPTPRPVELSGRFGRHVHAHLYPPANPAVSPSAPPPYVIFVHGGPTSHATVALDLGKALLTSRGIGVLSVDYGGSSGYGRAYRERLKGQWGVVDVEDTIAAAEWLAAEGLADPARIAVRGGSAGGWTVMAACCRSGAFAGGVSYYGVSALAPLNAHTHDFESRYVEWLVGPEDPHLYATREPLALVDGVSCPMLLLQGLDDPIVPPEQSAAFADALSERGVPCTYLTFEGESHGFRRAETRATALAAELAFYQQIFT; the protein is encoded by the coding sequence ATGTCCTTCTGGCCGTCCCCCATCTCCACGACCGACGTCGCCCGTTCCGGCCTCCGCCTGGGCTGGCCCACCGCGCTCGACGGCCAGGTGTGGTGGACGGAGGACCGGCCCGAGGAAGGCGGCCGCACCACGATCATGCGCCGCGCCGCCGACGGCACCCGCGGCGAGCTGCTGGCCGCCCCGTGGAGCGCCCGCACCCGCGTCCACGAGTACGGCGGGCGCCCCTACACGGTGACCCCCGCCGGGGAGGTCGTCTTCGCCAACCTCGCCGACCAGCGCCTCTACCTGCTGGGCGACGCGGCGCCCGGCCCGCTCACCCCCGACGACGGCTCCCGCTACGCCGACCTGCTCGTCCGCGACGGCCACGTGTGGTGCGTGCGCGAGCACCACCACGACGACGGCAAGGTGTCACGCTCCGTCGTCTCCATCCCGCTCGACGGCGGCGAGCCGCGCGAGCACGCCACCGGCTCCGACTTCTACGCCTCTCCCACGCTCTCGCCCGACGGGCGACACCTCGCCTACGTCTGCTGGAGCCATCCGCGCATGCCGTGGAACGGCACCGAGCTGCGCGTCACCCGCCTCGCCGACGGCGCGTCGTGGACGGTCAAGGGCGGCACGGCCGAGTCGGTCCTCGCACCGCAGTGGAAGGACGACGGCCACCTCTATCTGATCTCCGACTGGTCCGGCTGGTGGAACCTCTACCAGATCGGCCTCTACGGCACCTCCTCCCAGGCGCTCTTCCCCGCCGAGGAGGAGTTCGCCGGGCCGCTCTGGCACCTGGGCGGCCGGCCCTACATCGTGCTGCCGGACGGGCGGCTCGCGGTGCTCCACGGGCGCGGCGACCTGCGCCTCGGGCTGCTCGACCCGGTCTCCGGCGAGCTGACCGGCCTCGACGTGCCCTACGAGGGCTGGGACCCCGCGCTGGCCGCCGACGGCGCCACGCTGGTCGGGGTGGGGTACGGCCCGTCGGTGCCGCGGTCGGTCGTCCGGATCGACACCGTGACGGGCCGGGTGGAGGGGCTGCGGCGCGACGTCGACGAACTGCCCGACATCGCCTACCTGCCCACGCCGCGACCGGTGGAGCTGTCCGGCCGGTTCGGACGCCACGTGCACGCCCACCTCTACCCGCCGGCCAACCCGGCCGTGAGCCCGTCGGCGCCACCGCCTTACGTGATCTTCGTGCACGGCGGGCCCACCTCGCACGCGACCGTGGCGCTCGACCTGGGCAAGGCGCTGCTCACCTCACGCGGCATCGGCGTGCTCAGCGTCGACTACGGCGGCTCCAGCGGCTACGGCCGGGCCTACCGCGAACGCCTCAAGGGGCAGTGGGGCGTCGTGGACGTCGAGGACACGATCGCGGCGGCCGAGTGGCTCGCGGCCGAGGGCCTGGCCGACCCGGCCCGCATCGCGGTGCGCGGCGGCAGCGCCGGCGGCTGGACCGTGATGGCGGCCTGCTGCCGGTCCGGCGCGTTCGCGGGCGGCGTCTCCTACTACGGCGTCAGCGCGCTCGCGCCGCTCAACGCCCACACCCACGACTTCGAGTCACGCTACGTGGAGTGGCTCGTCGGGCCGGAGGACCCGCACCTCTACGCCACCCGCGAGCCGCTCGCCCTGGTCGACGGGGTGTCGTGCCCGATGCTGCTGCTGCAGGGGCTGGACGATCCGATCGTGCCGCCCGAGCAGTCGGCCGCCTTCGCCGACGCCCTGTCGGAGCGCGGCGTGCCGTGCACGTACCTGACGTTCGAGGGCGAGTCGCACGGGTTCCGGCGCGCCGAGACCCGGGCCACCGCCCTCGCCGCCGAGCTGGCCTTCTACCAGCAGATCTTCACCTGA
- the rny gene encoding ribonuclease Y, protein MGPLVVVLSVAVLLLTFGMIGALLIVVRRTSGSVPQASQPTSEQVQAVNDELEQARQEAGEIRGKARTDAEEILRRSEAAAESAVQMRREVEEESRTLKSELKELRADLERREGRLAEREQRLDEEARRQAERERKLAETEIELADRRAELLQVEDERRAILERVAGLTAEQAKAELVMEIANQAKREAALIIREIEGEARREGEKRATKIVTLAVQRLAAEQTAESVVSVLHLPGDEMKGRIIGREGRNIRAFESTTGVNLIIDDTPEAVLLSCFDPVRRETARLTLEKLVLDGRIHPQRIEEAHERSRAEVQDLCARAGEDALVELGITDMHPELTLLLGQLRYRTSYGQNVLKHLIESAHIAGIMAAELKLDQRLMKRCALLHDIGKALTHEVEGSHALIGAEIARRYGESEDVVHAIEAHHNEVEVRTVEAVLTQAADAVSGSRPGARRESLEAYVKRLERLEQIAQSYDGVDKVFAMQAGREIRVMVKPDAIDDIQAQVIARDVAKQVEEELTYPGQIRITVVRESRATEFAR, encoded by the coding sequence ATGGGGCCGCTTGTCGTGGTGCTGTCGGTGGCGGTGCTCCTGCTCACGTTCGGGATGATCGGTGCGCTGCTGATCGTGGTGCGGCGCACGTCCGGCAGCGTTCCGCAGGCGTCCCAGCCCACCTCCGAGCAGGTGCAGGCCGTCAACGACGAACTGGAGCAGGCCCGGCAGGAGGCCGGTGAGATCCGCGGCAAGGCCAGGACGGACGCCGAGGAGATCCTGCGCAGGTCGGAGGCGGCGGCCGAGAGCGCCGTGCAGATGCGGCGCGAGGTCGAGGAGGAGAGCCGGACACTCAAGTCCGAGCTCAAGGAACTGCGCGCCGACCTCGAACGTCGTGAGGGCCGCCTGGCCGAACGCGAGCAGCGGCTCGACGAGGAGGCCCGCAGACAGGCCGAACGCGAACGCAAGCTGGCCGAGACCGAGATCGAGCTGGCCGACCGGCGGGCCGAGCTGCTGCAGGTGGAGGACGAGCGGCGGGCCATCCTCGAACGGGTCGCCGGGCTCACGGCCGAGCAGGCCAAGGCCGAGCTGGTGATGGAGATCGCGAACCAGGCCAAGCGCGAGGCCGCCCTCATCATCCGGGAGATCGAGGGCGAGGCCCGCCGGGAGGGCGAGAAGCGCGCCACCAAGATCGTGACGTTGGCGGTGCAGCGGCTGGCGGCCGAGCAGACGGCCGAGTCGGTGGTGAGCGTGCTCCACCTGCCGGGCGACGAGATGAAGGGCCGCATCATCGGCCGCGAGGGGCGCAACATCCGGGCGTTCGAGTCGACCACCGGCGTCAACCTGATCATCGACGACACCCCCGAAGCGGTGCTGCTGTCCTGCTTCGACCCGGTACGCCGGGAGACCGCCAGGCTGACCCTGGAGAAGCTCGTGCTCGACGGCCGCATCCACCCGCAGCGCATCGAGGAGGCCCACGAGCGCAGCCGGGCCGAGGTGCAGGACCTGTGCGCCCGCGCGGGCGAGGACGCCCTGGTCGAGCTGGGCATCACCGACATGCATCCCGAGCTGACCCTGCTGCTCGGCCAGCTCCGGTACCGCACCTCCTACGGGCAGAACGTCCTCAAGCACCTCATCGAGTCGGCCCACATCGCCGGGATCATGGCGGCCGAGCTCAAGCTGGACCAGCGCCTGATGAAGCGCTGCGCGCTCCTGCACGACATCGGCAAGGCGCTCACCCACGAGGTCGAGGGCAGTCACGCGCTGATCGGCGCGGAGATCGCCCGCCGGTACGGCGAGTCGGAGGACGTGGTGCACGCCATCGAGGCGCATCACAACGAGGTGGAGGTCCGCACCGTCGAGGCGGTGCTCACCCAGGCGGCCGACGCCGTCAGCGGCAGCCGTCCCGGCGCCCGGCGTGAGTCACTGGAGGCCTACGTCAAGCGGCTGGAGCGGCTGGAGCAGATCGCGCAGTCGTACGACGGCGTGGACAAGGTCTTCGCCATGCAGGCCGGGCGGGAGATCCGGGTCATGGTCAAGCCCGACGCGATCGACGACATCCAGGCCCAGGTCATCGCCCGTGATGTGGCCAAGCAGGTCGAGGAGGAGCTGACCTACCCGGGCCAGATCCGCATCACCGTGGTCCGCGAGTCCCGCGCCACCGAGTTCGCCCGCTGA
- a CDS encoding SDR family oxidoreductase encodes MSEGYDRVAIVTGADSGIGKASAVALAEQGFDVGITFHEDSDGAEDTAAAVRDLGKAAALRRHDLTDPERAAAVVDDLAEELGGLGVLVNNAGTGSAEPVLDMSYERWREVVAVDLDGPFLCAQRAARRMIDSGRGGRIVNVTSVHEEYPRVGSGSYCAAKGGLRMLSRVLALELAEFGITVNTVAPGEIATPMTGQADVQPQTGTRPGYPIARAGDAREVAAVVAFLAGSGASYVTGASLFVDGGLGLMGPQAAGALSSGEWRKG; translated from the coding sequence ATGAGCGAGGGGTACGACCGGGTCGCGATCGTCACGGGCGCCGACTCCGGCATCGGCAAGGCGAGCGCCGTGGCGCTGGCCGAGCAGGGGTTCGACGTGGGCATCACGTTCCACGAGGACAGCGACGGCGCCGAGGACACCGCCGCCGCGGTACGCGACCTGGGCAAGGCCGCCGCGCTGCGCCGCCACGACCTGACCGATCCCGAACGCGCCGCCGCGGTGGTCGACGACCTGGCCGAGGAACTGGGCGGGCTGGGCGTGCTGGTCAACAACGCGGGCACCGGCAGCGCCGAGCCGGTGCTGGACATGAGCTACGAGCGCTGGCGGGAGGTCGTCGCGGTGGACCTCGACGGGCCGTTCCTGTGCGCGCAGCGGGCCGCCCGGCGCATGATCGATTCGGGCCGGGGTGGCCGCATCGTCAACGTCACCAGCGTGCACGAGGAGTACCCGCGGGTGGGGTCCGGGTCGTACTGCGCGGCCAAGGGCGGGCTGCGGATGCTGAGCCGGGTCCTGGCGCTGGAGCTGGCGGAGTTCGGGATCACGGTCAACACCGTGGCGCCGGGGGAGATCGCCACGCCGATGACGGGGCAGGCGGACGTGCAGCCGCAGACCGGCACCCGGCCCGGCTATCCGATCGCCCGCGCCGGTGACGCCCGTGAGGTGGCGGCGGTGGTGGCGTTCCTGGCCGGTTCGGGCGCCTCGTACGTGACGGGGGCGTCGCTGTTCGTGGACGGCGGTCTCGGACTGATGGGGCCCCAGGCGGCGGGCGCGCTCAGCTCCGGCGAATGGCGCAAGGGCTAG